Proteins encoded within one genomic window of Halomonas sp. YLGW01:
- a CDS encoding Spx/MgsR family RNA polymerase-binding regulatory protein, with protein sequence MITLYGIKTCDTCRKARKALQAQGLPFKVHDLRDDGLSAALLDHLLERVPVMTLLNKRSTTWRQLNETVKAGLDAHTARTLMLEHPTLIKRPLLDIGERVRVGYRDGDYDDLTG encoded by the coding sequence ATGATCACCCTCTATGGCATCAAGACCTGTGACACCTGCCGCAAGGCGCGCAAGGCACTACAAGCCCAGGGCCTGCCCTTCAAGGTGCATGACCTGCGCGACGACGGCCTGTCCGCGGCACTGCTCGACCATCTGCTGGAGCGGGTCCCCGTCATGACCCTGCTCAACAAGCGCAGCACCACCTGGCGCCAGCTAAACGAGACCGTCAAGGCCGGCCTGGATGCCCATACGGCGCGCACGCTGATGCTCGAGCATCCGACCCTGATCAAGCGCCCGCTGCTCGATATCGGCGAGCGCGTCCGGGTTGGCTACCGGGACGGCGACTACGACGACCTGACCGGCTGA
- the dapD gene encoding 2,3,4,5-tetrahydropyridine-2,6-dicarboxylate N-succinyltransferase: MLSFALGIGNQNTQGDWLDVYYPAPLLEPEASLVEAARQVLGAPAGNVVVSFLPEHCADLAEALKAAGHAEQAELAASLAGSQRPLVATFLDTDQAPESAPEVYLKLHLLSHRLVKPHDLDLTGMFGLLRNVAWTNEGPIDIEELPARRLKARLEGRALSVDCVDKFPKMADYVVPSGVRIGDTARVRLGAHLGEGTTVMHEGFVNFNAGTEGPGMVEGRISAGVMVGKGSDLGGGCSTMGTLSGGGNIIIKVGEGCLIGANAGIGIPLGDRCTVEAGLYLTAGAKVTVLDDQGQVVETVAARALAGQNDLLLRRNSQNGRIECLTNKSAVALNEALHAHN; encoded by the coding sequence ATGCTGAGCTTCGCACTCGGAATCGGTAACCAGAACACTCAAGGCGACTGGCTGGACGTCTACTACCCGGCGCCGCTGCTCGAGCCCGAGGCCAGCCTGGTCGAGGCCGCCCGCCAGGTGCTCGGCGCCCCCGCCGGCAACGTCGTGGTGAGCTTCCTGCCCGAGCACTGCGCGGACCTCGCCGAGGCACTCAAGGCCGCCGGTCACGCCGAGCAGGCCGAACTGGCGGCGAGCCTCGCCGGAAGCCAGCGTCCGCTGGTCGCCACCTTCCTCGACACCGACCAGGCACCGGAAAGCGCCCCGGAGGTCTACCTCAAGCTGCACCTGCTGTCCCATCGTCTGGTCAAGCCGCATGACCTGGACCTGACCGGCATGTTCGGCCTGCTGCGCAACGTGGCCTGGACCAACGAAGGCCCGATCGACATCGAGGAACTGCCGGCGCGTCGTCTCAAGGCACGCCTCGAGGGCCGCGCCCTGTCCGTCGACTGCGTCGACAAGTTCCCCAAGATGGCCGACTACGTGGTGCCGAGCGGCGTGCGCATCGGCGACACCGCCCGCGTCCGCCTGGGCGCTCATCTCGGCGAGGGCACTACCGTGATGCACGAGGGCTTCGTCAACTTCAATGCCGGCACCGAAGGGCCGGGCATGGTCGAAGGCCGCATCTCAGCAGGTGTGATGGTCGGCAAGGGCTCGGACCTGGGCGGCGGCTGCTCGACCATGGGCACCCTGTCCGGTGGTGGCAACATCATCATCAAGGTCGGCGAAGGCTGCCTGATCGGTGCTAACGCCGGCATCGGCATCCCGCTGGGCGATCGCTGCACCGTCGAGGCGGGTCTCTACCTCACCGCCGGCGCCAAGGTCACGGTGCTCGACGACCAGGGCCAGGTGGTCGAGACCGTCGCCGCCCGCGCGCTCGCCGGCCAGAACGACCTGCTGCTGCGTCGCAACTCGCAGAACGGCCGCATCGAGTGCCTGACCAACAAGAGTGCCGTTGCGCTCAACGAGGCCCTGCACGCCCATAACTGA